A genomic region of Lachnoclostridium edouardi contains the following coding sequences:
- a CDS encoding carbohydrate ABC transporter permease gives MAGFKMKKKQLTHAVFVAPSLLFYSFFLVLPILIGIYYSFTNWNGITRKYSFIGFQNYKKMFTDQRFLRAIRFNIKYAFILIVCILALSIILGLLLNQKIWGKSFFRAAYFFPAVISLITTGLIFNQIYGNVLPELGELLHITFLKKNILASPNTAMYGILITHIWQGVAIPTVLVIAGLQTVPEELKEAAALDGASAFQVFRYITIPFLLPVISMILVLVLKDGLMVYDYVLALTTGGPAGATESITMLLFKQGFEELKFSYAISQAITVAIVIIAVSILQISLTNRKKVYD, from the coding sequence ATGGCAGGATTTAAAATGAAAAAAAAGCAGCTTACTCACGCCGTGTTTGTGGCGCCAAGCCTGCTGTTCTACAGCTTTTTCTTAGTACTGCCTATTCTGATAGGAATTTACTACAGCTTTACAAACTGGAATGGGATTACAAGAAAATATTCATTTATTGGTTTTCAGAACTATAAGAAAATGTTTACTGACCAGCGTTTTCTCAGGGCAATCCGTTTTAACATAAAATATGCTTTTATTCTCATTGTCTGCATTCTGGCGCTGAGTATTATTTTAGGTTTGCTGTTAAATCAGAAAATATGGGGAAAATCCTTTTTTAGGGCGGCATACTTTTTCCCGGCAGTAATCAGTTTAATTACAACAGGACTGATTTTCAACCAGATTTATGGAAATGTGCTGCCAGAGCTGGGAGAATTGCTGCACATTACATTTCTGAAGAAAAATATTCTGGCATCCCCCAACACTGCCATGTATGGCATTTTAATTACCCACATATGGCAGGGAGTGGCCATCCCTACAGTTTTAGTAATTGCCGGCCTTCAGACAGTTCCTGAGGAGCTGAAGGAGGCAGCTGCTTTAGACGGCGCCTCAGCTTTTCAGGTGTTCAGGTATATTACAATTCCGTTTTTGCTGCCTGTGATCAGTATGATTCTGGTATTGGTTTTGAAAGACGGCCTGATGGTTTATGATTATGTGCTGGCGCTTACTACAGGAGGGCCGGCGGGAGCCACGGAAAGTATTACTATGCTGTTATTTAAGCAGGGATTTGAGGAACTAAAATTTAGCTATGCAATATCTCAGGCAATAACAGTGGCTATTGTGATTATTGCAGTTTCTATTTTGCAGATCAGTCTGACAAACAGAAAGAAGGTGTACGATTGA
- a CDS encoding carbohydrate ABC transporter permease, with product MIRKNKGDVIAACCLIIGIITIIFPLYLTVITAFKSNAEIARSFFALPSGFRLDNFKEVMGKGNYFSSLFNSVFVTGAGLLGMSLILPMAAYPIARNMKTSRFYKFLFYFMVAGIFIPFQVRMMPMVKLMNTLGLMNPVGLVCLYLVGSTCEGLFLYVGYFGSISPDLEEAAYIDGASTAQIYFKIVRPLLRPMTATILIKNGLWMWNDYLMPSLVLTKPDYYTLQLFQYVFKGENVTNYSLVFASFLMGMLPIMILYVFMQKRIIGGMMSGAVKG from the coding sequence TTGATCAGGAAAAACAAAGGAGATGTTATTGCTGCCTGCTGTTTAATTATAGGGATAATTACAATTATATTTCCTTTATATTTAACAGTGATTACAGCTTTTAAATCAAATGCAGAAATAGCCCGCAGCTTCTTTGCCCTGCCTTCCGGATTCAGGCTGGACAATTTTAAGGAAGTCATGGGAAAAGGCAATTATTTCAGCTCCTTATTTAACTCGGTTTTTGTTACTGGAGCAGGACTTTTGGGAATGTCCTTAATCCTTCCTATGGCCGCATACCCCATTGCCAGAAATATGAAAACCAGCAGGTTTTATAAGTTTCTATTTTACTTTATGGTGGCAGGCATTTTTATACCGTTTCAGGTGAGAATGATGCCTATGGTAAAGCTAATGAACACATTAGGTCTGATGAATCCAGTTGGATTAGTTTGTTTATATTTAGTCGGCTCTACATGTGAAGGATTGTTTTTGTACGTAGGATATTTTGGCTCTATTTCCCCTGATTTAGAGGAAGCGGCTTACATAGACGGAGCCAGCACGGCTCAGATTTATTTTAAAATTGTGCGCCCTCTTTTAAGGCCTATGACAGCCACAATTTTAATTAAAAACGGTTTGTGGATGTGGAATGATTATTTAATGCCAAGTCTTGTGCTGACAAAGCCGGATTATTATACGCTTCAGCTTTTCCAGTATGTATTTAAGGGAGAAAACGTAACGAATTATTCTCTGGTATTTGCCTCGTTTTTAATGGGAATGCTGCCCATTATGATTTTATATGTATTTATGCAGAAAAGGATTATCGGAGGAATGATGTCAGGAGCAGTGAAAGGATAA
- the allE gene encoding (S)-ureidoglycine aminohydrolase has translation MEYKIDQEEILTTRAKVKKGSYALVPLLGPVTNRIPEMVSCSVYILAAKELGADFVQYLVYAEPGCGTNQVFAGEEGIEVFVFVLEGNVKLSCGKNTYEAQAHDYLSAPPGVGVEFINHSEKTVKLLLQTRRYIFLDGVEAPPVLFGKGDQVKPEKCDGKDNNVIRELIPDKLSYDIQMSIITFYPGAGHTFLECHFQEHGLYCLEGSASYMLSDTWTLIKKDDFLWVGAFVPHGCYCAGNKPFSYLYSKAVNRTPAL, from the coding sequence ATGGAATATAAAATAGATCAGGAAGAGATTCTTACAACTAGAGCAAAGGTGAAAAAAGGTTCTTATGCTTTAGTGCCGCTTTTGGGACCTGTGACAAACAGAATCCCGGAAATGGTTTCCTGCAGCGTATATATTTTGGCAGCTAAAGAGCTGGGAGCTGATTTTGTTCAATATCTTGTTTATGCAGAACCTGGCTGCGGCACAAATCAGGTGTTTGCCGGGGAGGAAGGAATAGAAGTATTTGTTTTTGTGCTGGAGGGAAATGTAAAGCTTAGCTGCGGCAAAAATACATATGAGGCGCAGGCTCACGATTATTTATCCGCGCCTCCAGGCGTGGGAGTGGAATTTATAAATCACTCAGAGAAAACAGTGAAGCTGCTGCTTCAGACACGGCGTTATATTTTTCTGGATGGAGTGGAGGCGCCGCCTGTACTTTTTGGCAAAGGAGACCAGGTAAAGCCGGAAAAGTGTGACGGAAAGGACAATAATGTGATTAGAGAATTAATCCCGGATAAGCTGTCCTATGATATTCAGATGAGTATTATTACCTTTTACCCTGGAGCCGGCCACACATTTTTAGAATGTCATTTTCAGGAACACGGGCTTTATTGTTTGGAAGGCTCTGCCAGTTATATGTTAAGCGATACATGGACCTTAATTAAAAAAGATGATTTTCTCTGGGTTGGGGCTTTCGTCCCCCATGGGTGTTACTGCGCCGGAAATAAGCCGTTTTCTTACCTGTATTCTAAGGCAGTAAACAGAACTCCGGCTTTGTAA